The sequence below is a genomic window from Gemmatimonadota bacterium.
GTCCGCGGCCCAGCTCGCCGCCGGCGCCACGGTGCTGGCCACGCTGGCGGTCATGGAGCGCGAGGCCGCGCGCCGGCTGCTCTTCGATGATCTCGGCCTCTGCGGCCGGCGGGACCTGCGCGCGGGAACCGTGAGCTGGGCCAGGTCCGCGGTGGGGAGCATGCGGGAACTGCCCTATTGTGGCGTGCAGGCGGTTTCCCCACGCCTACTCGATCTCATCACCGAGCGAGGGGTCTTCTCGATCTTCGAGCCCTATCTGCGCCTGGCTGGAGAGCGGTGGCAGATCCTGCCCTACCGCGTGGACGGTGCCGCCTGGTTCGACATTGGCGATGCGCAGAGGTTGGCGGCGGCGGAAGCGGGGGTGGCTAATCTCGGGGGCGACGACGTCGCGGG
It includes:
- a CDS encoding NTP transferase domain-containing protein, producing MIFAAGLGTRLRPLTDHAPKALIPVGGVPMLERVARRLVDAGADRLVINTHRHSEQIEAFVAERGGFGAEVVFSREPDRPLETGGGLLQAAALLRRDAPFLLHNVDVLTDLPLRELSAAQLAAGATVLATLAVMEREAARRLLFDDLGLCGRRDLRAGTVSWARSAVGSMRELPYCGVQAVSPRLLDLITERGVFSIFEPYLRLAGERWQILPYRVDGAAWFDIGDAQRLAAAEAGVANLGGDDVAGRA